A window of the Phaseolus vulgaris cultivar G19833 chromosome 5, P. vulgaris v2.0, whole genome shotgun sequence genome harbors these coding sequences:
- the LOC137833915 gene encoding uncharacterized protein, which translates to MHVVKEENVKKAWSEWFESENKKAQYDSMAKSIITSALNMNEFFMISQCSLPKEMWDILEVTHEGTYDVTRARKHALIKEYEVSRMKQEETILDVHKRFTHIVNHLIGMGKVFDKEELNIKVLKRLDRS; encoded by the coding sequence ATGCATGTGGTTAAAGAAGAAAATGTTAAGAAAGCATGGTCTGAATGgtttgaaagtgaaaacaagaAAGCTCAATATGATTCTATGGCAAAAAGTATTATTACATCTGCTTTAAATATGAATGAATTTTTCATGATTTCACAGTGCAGTTTGcccaaggagatgtgggacatcttggaggtcactcatgaaggaacttaTGATGTCACAAGAGCAAGGAAGCATGCTCTTATTAAAGAGTATGAAGTGTCCAGGATGAAACAAGAAGAAACCATACTTGATGTACATAAAAGGTTCACACACATAGTGAATCACTTGATAGGTATGGgaaaagtctttgacaaggaagagctgaacatcaaagTGCTGAAACGCTTGGATAGAAGTTAG